From the genome of Spirochaetales bacterium, one region includes:
- a CDS encoding response regulator transcription factor, protein MSMYGVDKNKAFLIISSSPDVCGHYRTMIEREKDFAVVSVSYPESAFDILLQHTVDFAVFTMDACSDSILSFLAALRKDYPAIPVLVITGDHGAVCVDDVCRAGADGFLLKHDESLLIPAVRTILSGKRYISEIALNISLQRRLMGCTDTYNQKVIDYSFEGHEVYQLATRGFGTDKIAEILNISREKVISHTRRLANKTYNVCSAK, encoded by the coding sequence ATGAGTATGTACGGCGTTGATAAAAATAAAGCGTTTCTCATCATTTCCTCCTCCCCCGATGTCTGCGGGCATTACAGAACGATGATAGAGCGGGAGAAGGATTTCGCCGTGGTATCGGTTTCATATCCGGAATCCGCTTTTGATATCCTTTTACAGCATACGGTCGATTTCGCGGTGTTCACCATGGATGCCTGTTCCGATTCGATCCTTTCCTTTTTGGCCGCATTGAGAAAGGATTACCCGGCAATACCGGTGCTGGTCATCACCGGCGATCATGGCGCGGTATGTGTCGACGATGTCTGCCGGGCCGGCGCGGACGGATTCCTTCTAAAACACGATGAATCGCTTCTCATTCCCGCCGTCCGCACCATTCTTTCCGGAAAGCGGTATATCAGCGAGATCGCATTGAACATTTCGCTCCAGCGGCGCCTTATGGGGTGCACGGATACCTATAATCAGAAAGTGATCGATTATTCATTCGAGGGGCATGAAGTATATCAGCTCGCGACAAGAGGGTTCGGTACGGATAAAATCGCCGAAATTCTCAACATCAGCAGGGAAAAGGTCATTTCACATACGAGGCGGCTGGCGAATAAAACCTATAATGTCTGTTCCGCGAAATAA